One stretch of Pandoraea oxalativorans DNA includes these proteins:
- a CDS encoding metallophosphoesterase yields the protein MLAIIALLHAYIGWRLLTPLPVAIGWKVLGGLWLAVSTVLIPLGLMSRAIQKEPLATLLTWTGMTAIGIFSSLFVLTLLRDVVLGVAMAFSVLDAQLVTRSAVIVLILTAASTVLGFYNARRLARVVDVDVPIANLPSELKGFTIVQLSDIHVSSTIRRRYIEAIVEASNALKPDLVAITGDLVDGGVPALRDHIAPLGQLTSRHGTYVCTGNHEYYSGAPAWVAELRRIGLTVLENEHVVLEHEGASLTVAGVTDFTAHQFDPGKRSDPQAAIAGAPEGVPRVLLAHQPRSAPAAQDAGFDLQLSGHTHGGQFWPWMYFVPLQQPFVHGLHRLGRLAIYVSRGTGYWGPPKRFGAPSEITRIRLVPGKV from the coding sequence ATGCTCGCCATCATCGCGTTGTTGCACGCCTACATCGGCTGGCGTCTGCTGACTCCGCTGCCCGTGGCCATAGGCTGGAAGGTGCTGGGCGGCTTGTGGCTCGCCGTCTCGACCGTGCTGATTCCGCTCGGCCTGATGAGCCGCGCCATCCAGAAAGAACCGCTCGCCACCCTGCTGACGTGGACCGGGATGACGGCCATCGGCATCTTCTCGTCGCTCTTCGTGCTGACGCTGCTGCGTGATGTGGTACTGGGTGTCGCGATGGCTTTCTCGGTACTCGACGCGCAGCTCGTCACCCGCTCGGCGGTCATCGTGCTGATATTGACGGCAGCGTCGACGGTGCTCGGCTTCTACAACGCACGACGCCTCGCCCGCGTGGTCGACGTCGACGTTCCGATCGCCAACCTGCCGTCCGAGCTCAAGGGCTTCACCATCGTCCAATTGAGCGACATTCACGTGAGTTCGACGATTCGACGCCGTTATATCGAAGCGATCGTCGAGGCGTCGAACGCGCTCAAGCCGGATCTCGTCGCGATCACCGGCGATCTGGTGGACGGCGGCGTGCCCGCGCTACGCGACCATATCGCGCCGCTCGGCCAGCTGACCTCGCGCCACGGCACCTACGTCTGCACGGGCAACCACGAGTACTACTCAGGCGCACCGGCGTGGGTCGCGGAATTGCGACGCATCGGTCTGACCGTCCTCGAAAACGAGCATGTGGTGCTCGAGCACGAAGGGGCGTCGCTGACGGTCGCCGGCGTGACGGACTTCACCGCCCATCAGTTCGATCCGGGAAAACGCAGCGATCCGCAGGCGGCCATCGCGGGCGCGCCCGAAGGCGTGCCGCGCGTGCTGCTTGCGCATCAACCGCGCAGCGCCCCCGCCGCTCAGGACGCCGGTTTCGATCTGCAACTCTCCGGACATACGCACGGCGGACAATTCTGGCCGTGGATGTACTTCGTGCCGCTGCAACAGCCGTTCGTGCATGGGCTGCATCGTCTCGGCCGCCTAGCCATCTATGTGAGCCGGGGAACGGGCTACTGGGGGCCGCCGAAGCGTTTCGGCGCGCCGTCGGAAATCACGCGCATCCGGCTCGTGCCGGGCAAGGTTTAA
- a CDS encoding acylphosphatase: MKSLSSGSASLETVAVRLRGKIQGVGYRHAAVREGHLIGVRGWVQALPEGDILAVVQGTPDQVDKMLEWMRRGPPGARVMEFESEVEYTGRRFDRFEQL; the protein is encoded by the coding sequence ATGAAATCTCTTTCGTCCGGCAGCGCTTCGCTGGAAACCGTGGCTGTGCGTCTGCGCGGCAAGATTCAAGGCGTGGGATACCGCCATGCGGCCGTGCGCGAAGGGCATCTGATCGGCGTTCGCGGATGGGTGCAGGCGCTGCCCGAGGGTGACATTCTCGCCGTCGTGCAAGGCACGCCCGATCAGGTCGACAAGATGCTCGAATGGATGCGGCGCGGACCGCCCGGCGCGCGCGTCATGGAATTCGAAAGCGAAGTGGAGTACACCGGCCGTCGTTTCGACCGGTTCGAACAGCTTTAA
- a CDS encoding GNAT family N-acetyltransferase yields the protein MPAPTPTPSTRRAIDEGAPHIVALLAQLGYETPLDIVRRNIALSNAGGDDAAFVAVDENAQIVGCIGLHALTMFHLAGRLGRITALVVEESARGSGVGHALMAAAHAWFDKRGCEKFEVTSSDHRVAAHRFYARHGYARDGQRLARKSQTSSLT from the coding sequence ATGCCAGCACCTACGCCTACGCCCAGCACACGTCGCGCTATCGACGAAGGCGCACCCCACATCGTCGCGCTGCTCGCGCAGCTGGGCTACGAGACGCCGCTCGATATCGTCCGTCGCAATATCGCGCTATCGAATGCCGGGGGCGATGACGCAGCCTTCGTCGCCGTGGACGAAAACGCACAGATTGTGGGATGTATCGGATTACACGCGCTCACCATGTTCCATCTGGCGGGGCGTCTGGGGCGCATTACGGCGCTGGTGGTGGAGGAGAGTGCGAGAGGCTCGGGCGTCGGGCACGCGCTGATGGCGGCCGCTCACGCGTGGTTCGACAAGCGTGGATGCGAGAAATTCGAAGTGACGAGCAGCGACCATCGGGTCGCCGCACATCGCTTCTATGCGCGCCATGGCTATGCCCGCGATGGGCAGAGACTGGCGCGCAAAAGCCAGACGTCGTCGCTGACTTAA
- the infA gene encoding translation initiation factor IF-1 — MAKEELIEFSGHVSDVLPDNRFRVTLENGVEVVAYASGRMQKNRIRILAGDRVTLEMSPYDLSKGRINYRHKN, encoded by the coding sequence TTGGCCAAGGAAGAACTGATCGAATTCAGCGGACACGTTTCGGATGTGCTGCCGGATAATCGCTTTCGCGTCACGCTCGAAAACGGCGTGGAAGTGGTGGCATATGCGAGCGGCCGCATGCAGAAGAACCGCATCCGTATTCTCGCGGGTGACCGCGTGACGCTGGAAATGTCGCCCTATGACCTGAGCAAGGGCCGCATCAACTACCGTCACAAGAATTAA
- a CDS encoding CBS domain-containing protein — MKTVAQILKSKSVDTVYKVRPSDSVLDALTLMAEARIGAVLVSEDDRTIVGIFTERDYARKVALMGRTSVNTPVRDVMTAAVRYVSPEQTNEECMTLMTQHRIRHLPVMKDGKLVGLLSIGDLVKAIITEQQFTIDQLENYIMGGSAALVGTSPSRPS, encoded by the coding sequence ATGAAAACAGTCGCTCAGATCCTGAAATCCAAATCGGTCGACACCGTATATAAAGTGCGGCCGTCCGATTCGGTCCTCGATGCCCTGACCCTGATGGCCGAAGCCCGCATCGGCGCGGTACTGGTCAGCGAGGACGACCGCACCATCGTCGGCATCTTCACCGAGCGCGACTACGCCCGCAAAGTCGCGCTGATGGGACGAACCTCCGTCAACACGCCGGTGCGCGACGTGATGACCGCCGCGGTACGCTACGTCAGCCCCGAACAGACCAACGAAGAGTGCATGACGCTCATGACGCAGCATCGCATCCGTCACCTGCCTGTCATGAAAGACGGCAAGTTGGTCGGCCTGCTGTCCATTGGCGACCTGGTCAAAGCCATCATTACCGAACAGCAGTTCACCATCGATCAGTTGGAGAACTACATCATGGGCGGTAGCGCGGCTCTGGTCGGCACCTCGCCATCGCGTCCAAGTTGA
- a CDS encoding MFS transporter, translated as MSVDVSLSSAAPAQAGSAVSSAARAGAPAVIRSAADVAQLVNEGGARVSNARWIVAIALGGVFLDAYDLGALAFGLKDVAREFQLTPAGTGMVASAITFGAIVGAFLGGYFTDRIGRYRVFMADMLCFVIAAIACALAPNEYVLAGARFVMGLGVGIDLPVAMAFLAEFSKLKGRGNKAARVAMWCPTWYAAICGSYLLVLLCYSLLPASHSALLWRIILGFGAIPALAIIAVRSRYMSESPVWAANQGDLEGAAKILKRSYGIDAVVAKDAARVAPKRPAAWSNYGKLLKGVYLRRTTLATIIAVASSFAYNAVAFGLPVIIASFLAQSMLTTILMSLALNLLFAFTGGLLGVRLVPKVGAWKLTVVGYAFQLTALVGLALVGKPGSAGEVAWALGFLALFLLGQGFGPGAHSMTFASLSYPTSLRGVGVGFNQTLMRASSTVSLFLFPVLAAALATKVFWVIAIAPAIGLLALLAIRWEPSNYDVDAEDF; from the coding sequence ATGTCAGTCGACGTTTCCCTGTCTTCCGCCGCGCCTGCGCAGGCGGGTTCTGCGGTGTCTTCCGCCGCGCGTGCCGGTGCCCCGGCGGTTATTCGCTCCGCAGCCGATGTCGCACAGCTCGTCAACGAGGGCGGCGCGCGCGTCTCCAATGCACGCTGGATCGTGGCCATTGCCCTCGGCGGTGTCTTCCTCGACGCCTACGATCTCGGCGCGCTCGCCTTCGGGTTGAAGGACGTGGCCCGCGAATTTCAACTGACGCCTGCGGGCACGGGCATGGTGGCGTCGGCCATTACGTTCGGGGCCATCGTCGGCGCGTTCCTCGGCGGCTACTTCACCGACCGGATCGGCCGTTACCGTGTGTTCATGGCCGACATGCTGTGCTTCGTCATCGCCGCCATCGCCTGTGCGCTGGCGCCGAACGAGTACGTGCTCGCCGGTGCGCGCTTCGTGATGGGGCTGGGCGTCGGCATCGACTTGCCCGTCGCCATGGCGTTCCTGGCCGAGTTCTCGAAACTCAAGGGGCGGGGCAACAAGGCGGCGCGGGTGGCGATGTGGTGTCCCACCTGGTATGCGGCGATTTGCGGATCGTATTTGCTGGTGCTGCTGTGCTACTCCTTGTTGCCCGCGTCGCATAGCGCACTGCTGTGGCGGATCATCCTCGGCTTCGGTGCGATTCCTGCGCTGGCCATCATTGCCGTGCGTAGCCGGTACATGAGCGAATCGCCGGTGTGGGCCGCCAATCAGGGTGACCTCGAAGGCGCGGCGAAGATTCTCAAGCGTTCTTACGGCATCGATGCCGTCGTGGCGAAGGACGCGGCGCGTGTCGCGCCGAAGCGCCCGGCCGCGTGGAGCAACTACGGCAAGCTGCTCAAAGGCGTATACCTGCGCCGTACGACGCTCGCGACCATCATCGCGGTAGCTTCGTCGTTCGCGTATAACGCAGTGGCGTTCGGGCTGCCGGTGATCATCGCCAGCTTCCTCGCGCAGTCGATGCTCACCACGATTCTGATGTCGCTCGCGCTGAATTTGTTGTTCGCGTTCACGGGCGGTCTGCTGGGCGTGCGTCTGGTGCCGAAGGTCGGTGCGTGGAAGCTGACGGTCGTGGGCTATGCGTTCCAGTTGACGGCGCTCGTGGGTCTGGCCCTCGTCGGCAAGCCGGGCAGCGCCGGTGAAGTAGCATGGGCGCTCGGTTTCCTCGCGCTGTTCCTGCTGGGGCAGGGCTTCGGCCCGGGGGCGCATTCGATGACGTTCGCGTCGCTGAGCTACCCGACGTCGCTGCGTGGCGTGGGTGTGGGCTTCAACCAGACGTTGATGCGCGCCAGCTCGACCGTCTCGCTGTTCCTGTTCCCGGTGCTGGCGGCCGCACTTGCCACCAAGGTGTTCTGGGTAATCGCCATTGCCCCGGCGATCGGTTTGCTGGCGTTGCTGGCGATTCGCTGGGAGCCGTCGAACTACGACGTCGACGCAGAAGACTTCTGA
- a CDS encoding glycine zipper 2TM domain-containing protein has protein sequence MKIKALTGISAALAAVMLAGCVAPGPQYGYQQQGYQQGYQQGYQQGYQQPPQQQGALYGTVQSIEQLNGPNNSPNILGTVLGAAAGGLLGNTMGGGRGRTATTTAGAAIGGIAGNRIENSMGEPNVLYRITVRLDDGRVATVTQTPPLRVQQGQRAAVSNDTVYPY, from the coding sequence ATGAAGATCAAAGCACTTACGGGAATCAGCGCGGCACTGGCCGCCGTCATGCTCGCCGGTTGCGTGGCTCCGGGCCCGCAATATGGCTATCAGCAACAGGGCTACCAGCAGGGCTATCAGCAGGGGTACCAACAGGGATACCAGCAGCCTCCGCAACAACAGGGTGCGCTTTACGGCACGGTGCAGTCCATCGAGCAACTGAACGGTCCTAACAACAGCCCGAACATTCTCGGCACGGTCCTGGGCGCCGCAGCCGGCGGCCTGCTCGGCAACACGATGGGCGGCGGACGCGGACGTACCGCCACGACCACTGCCGGCGCAGCCATCGGCGGCATCGCGGGCAACCGCATCGAGAACAGCATGGGCGAGCCGAACGTGCTGTATCGCATCACCGTGCGTCTGGACGACGGTCGCGTCGCCACCGTCACGCAAACGCCGCCGCTGCGCGTGCAGCAAGGCCAGCGCGCCGCAGTGTCGAACGATACGGTGTACCCGTACTGA
- a CDS encoding undecaprenyl-phosphate glucose phosphotransferase: MSTQTTYHHRLFMAMVGGFSAVLNAGAFFTVLRLNGHDPYTPYGLTLVCTLGAAAFIVFARFHLLASARNLGWMLGRGAMRWCRVLVTAIVLLFLTYESTEDVRMMVAQWVLLALPLQMIGLAVLRGMAHSINNAPGNQRRAAFFGLGAEARKLNLRLQRSPILGIQVAGYYNDTPVTPDAGEVLPPYLGRYADATARIQANEYEIVFIAIGQQDNKELTSEIVNRLYDSTAAIYLLPEFSFPGDLPMSSTDIAGVPLLALHDVTVQGLLRMIKRGIDLVGASLILLLLSPVMVAVAIAVRLDSPGPILFRQRRYGERGEPIVIHKFRSMRVLQPEDAAAAATGGLRQAHAGDSRITAIGKHLRRTSLDELPQLFDVLAGSMSLVGPRPHAEEHNEMYRRVIPGYMLRHSVKPGITGWAQINGLRGETDTPDKMQRRVEYDRYYITHWSLWLDIKILLKTIPVMVTGRNAV, encoded by the coding sequence ATGTCGACTCAGACGACTTACCACCATCGGCTCTTCATGGCGATGGTCGGCGGCTTCAGCGCAGTGCTCAATGCAGGCGCTTTTTTCACCGTCCTGCGACTGAACGGACACGACCCCTATACCCCTTACGGACTCACGCTCGTGTGCACGTTGGGCGCAGCGGCGTTCATCGTCTTCGCCCGCTTTCATCTACTCGCCAGCGCCCGCAATCTCGGCTGGATGCTCGGACGCGGCGCCATGCGCTGGTGCCGCGTCCTGGTCACCGCCATCGTGTTGCTGTTCCTCACGTACGAGAGCACCGAAGACGTGCGCATGATGGTCGCGCAGTGGGTGCTGCTCGCGCTGCCGTTGCAAATGATCGGTCTCGCCGTGCTGCGCGGCATGGCGCACAGCATCAACAATGCACCCGGCAATCAGCGCCGCGCAGCGTTCTTCGGCCTCGGGGCCGAAGCACGCAAGCTGAATCTGCGTCTGCAACGCTCGCCGATCCTGGGCATTCAGGTCGCGGGCTACTACAACGACACCCCGGTCACGCCGGACGCAGGCGAAGTCCTACCGCCCTACCTCGGCCGCTACGCCGACGCCACCGCGCGCATTCAGGCCAACGAGTACGAGATCGTCTTTATCGCCATCGGCCAGCAGGACAACAAGGAACTCACCAGCGAGATCGTCAACCGTCTATACGATTCGACGGCGGCCATCTACCTGCTGCCGGAGTTCAGCTTCCCCGGCGATCTGCCGATGTCGAGCACCGACATCGCAGGCGTGCCGCTGCTGGCGCTGCACGACGTCACTGTGCAGGGGCTGCTGCGCATGATCAAACGCGGCATCGATCTGGTCGGCGCATCGCTGATCCTGTTGCTGCTCAGCCCGGTGATGGTCGCCGTCGCCATCGCGGTACGACTCGACTCACCCGGCCCGATCCTCTTCCGTCAGCGTCGCTACGGCGAACGTGGCGAGCCGATCGTCATTCACAAGTTCCGTTCGATGCGTGTGTTGCAGCCTGAAGATGCCGCAGCCGCAGCCACAGGCGGATTACGCCAGGCGCATGCAGGCGACAGTCGCATTACCGCGATCGGCAAGCATCTGCGTCGTACGTCGCTCGATGAATTGCCGCAGCTCTTCGACGTGCTCGCGGGTTCGATGAGTCTCGTGGGGCCGCGTCCGCACGCGGAAGAACACAACGAAATGTACCGGCGCGTGATTCCCGGCTACATGCTGCGTCACAGTGTCAAACCGGGGATCACGGGATGGGCGCAGATAAATGGTCTGCGCGGAGAAACGGACACACCGGACAAGATGCAGCGGCGCGTGGAATACGACCGTTACTACATCACGCACTGGTCGTTGTGGCTCGACATCAAGATTTTGCTCAAGACGATTCCCGTCATGGTGACGGGACGTAATGCTGTCTGA
- a CDS encoding WecB/TagA/CpsF family glycosyltransferase codes for MSRDTDLQAAPASSVREVFEPNVALFGLNIAAVPFETAVEVLTQTAVLRDGRSRIVVTPNVDHIVRLDTQPEFKREYRTADFLFADGMPIIWASRLFGKPLPGRVTGADLLPALCDNARASGRKAVFVGGRPGQEAQLTEGLSRRFPGLDFTLLIPSMTFDPTGAEGQDVAQRVRALAPDLIFVCLGMPKQERWAMAYADTMPGGLMLCVGAAIEFAAGIQKRAPKWMQRTGSEWMYRILQNPGRMWRRYLVDDRRFIGICWRQWRELGRE; via the coding sequence ATGAGCCGCGACACCGATCTGCAAGCTGCACCGGCATCTTCCGTACGCGAAGTCTTCGAGCCTAACGTCGCACTGTTCGGTCTGAACATTGCCGCCGTACCGTTCGAGACCGCCGTCGAGGTGCTCACGCAAACCGCCGTGCTTCGCGATGGTCGCTCGCGCATCGTCGTCACCCCGAACGTCGACCACATCGTGCGGCTCGATACGCAGCCGGAATTCAAACGCGAATATCGCACCGCCGACTTTCTCTTTGCCGACGGCATGCCCATCATCTGGGCGAGCCGCCTGTTCGGCAAACCGCTGCCAGGTCGCGTGACCGGTGCAGACCTGCTGCCCGCGCTGTGCGACAACGCACGTGCGTCGGGCCGTAAAGCGGTCTTCGTCGGTGGACGCCCCGGACAGGAAGCCCAACTGACGGAAGGCTTGTCGCGACGTTTTCCCGGACTCGACTTCACGCTGCTGATTCCGTCGATGACGTTCGATCCGACCGGTGCCGAAGGCCAGGACGTCGCACAACGCGTTCGTGCCCTCGCGCCCGATCTCATCTTCGTCTGCCTCGGTATGCCGAAGCAGGAACGCTGGGCGATGGCGTACGCCGACACCATGCCCGGGGGGCTGATGCTCTGTGTCGGCGCCGCCATCGAATTCGCTGCTGGCATACAAAAGCGTGCGCCGAAATGGATGCAGCGCACCGGTTCGGAATGGATGTATCGCATCTTGCAAAACCCCGGCCGTATGTGGCGTCGCTATCTCGTCGACGACCGCCGATTCATCGGCATCTGCTGGCGTCAATGGCGCGAACTCGGACGCGAGTGA
- a CDS encoding FAD-dependent oxidoreductase, with protein sequence MILDANDIPAGTELQADLCIAGAGAAGITLALALEASGLDVILLESGGDAAEPAVQQLYTGTVAHARLHPPADSYRVRRFGGSTTLWGGRCMPLDAIDFEARDYMPHSGWPIGLDALMPWYGQANALCEAGEFAYTAEQAFARADPPSRPMIGNFESDVFSTNTLERFSCPTDFGARYRNRLAKGRVRVVQHANLCHLPQTHGATRLVGPAQVKTLDAKAFTVAARAYVLATGGLEVPRLLLNSPGVSGNGLGNAHDVVGRYYMSHIAGTIGTLDLSGASSVWHGYDVSDEGIYCRRRLALRPQAQHDLHAGNFIARLHHPRIPDAGHGNGILSALYLARPIVPYEYAKRLYGDAPGGVGNWLAHARNVIMDAPNTVRFLTHWLTHRTLATRKFPSVIVRPANLRFSLDFHAEQAPCEDSRVTLGDERDALGMRRIHIDWRYTRQDVETVTRSLAALAQEIERTGVGSFAYDPAEVEAEMTRYGAYGGHHIGTARMGDDPRSSVVDANGRLHEADNVFIAGAAVFPTSGQANPTLSIVALALRLADHLQRQANLSTLPVPVTSTSSTAL encoded by the coding sequence ATGATCCTCGACGCCAACGACATTCCTGCCGGTACCGAACTGCAAGCCGACTTGTGCATCGCAGGCGCAGGCGCGGCTGGCATCACGCTCGCATTGGCGCTCGAAGCCAGCGGCCTCGACGTGATCCTGCTCGAGAGTGGCGGTGACGCCGCCGAGCCCGCCGTGCAGCAGCTGTACACGGGCACTGTCGCGCACGCGCGCCTGCATCCGCCCGCCGACAGCTATCGCGTGCGCCGCTTCGGCGGCTCGACCACGCTGTGGGGCGGACGCTGCATGCCGCTCGATGCCATCGACTTCGAAGCGCGCGACTACATGCCGCACAGCGGCTGGCCCATCGGGCTCGACGCGCTGATGCCGTGGTACGGACAAGCCAACGCGTTATGCGAAGCGGGCGAGTTCGCTTATACCGCCGAGCAGGCCTTTGCGCGCGCCGACCCTCCCTCGCGCCCGATGATCGGCAACTTCGAGAGCGACGTCTTCTCGACGAACACGCTGGAGAGGTTTAGTTGTCCGACAGACTTCGGCGCGCGTTACCGCAACCGTCTCGCCAAAGGTCGCGTGCGTGTCGTGCAGCACGCCAATCTCTGTCATCTGCCTCAGACGCATGGCGCAACGCGCCTCGTCGGCCCCGCGCAGGTGAAAACGCTCGACGCAAAGGCTTTCACGGTGGCGGCCCGCGCGTATGTGCTGGCGACGGGCGGGCTGGAGGTGCCGCGTCTGCTACTGAACAGTCCCGGTGTTAGCGGCAACGGATTGGGGAACGCGCACGACGTCGTCGGCCGTTACTACATGAGCCACATCGCCGGGACCATCGGCACGCTCGATCTGTCGGGGGCCAGTTCCGTGTGGCACGGCTACGACGTCTCCGACGAAGGCATTTATTGCCGTCGACGTCTCGCATTGCGCCCACAGGCGCAGCACGACCTTCACGCGGGCAACTTCATCGCCCGCCTGCATCACCCGCGCATTCCGGACGCGGGCCACGGCAACGGCATTCTGTCGGCGCTCTATCTCGCACGGCCCATCGTGCCGTACGAGTATGCGAAGCGTCTGTACGGGGACGCGCCGGGCGGCGTCGGCAACTGGCTGGCCCACGCGCGCAACGTCATCATGGATGCGCCCAACACCGTGCGCTTCCTCACGCACTGGCTGACGCATCGCACGCTCGCCACACGCAAGTTTCCGTCGGTGATCGTGCGCCCGGCCAACCTTCGCTTCAGTCTCGACTTCCACGCCGAGCAAGCACCCTGCGAGGACAGCCGCGTCACGCTCGGCGACGAGCGGGATGCACTGGGCATGCGGCGCATTCACATCGACTGGCGCTACACACGGCAGGACGTTGAAACCGTGACGCGCTCGCTGGCCGCGCTCGCGCAGGAGATCGAACGCACTGGTGTCGGCAGCTTCGCCTACGATCCCGCCGAAGTCGAAGCCGAGATGACGCGCTACGGCGCTTACGGCGGCCATCACATCGGCACCGCCCGCATGGGCGACGATCCGCGCTCGAGCGTGGTCGATGCCAACGGCCGTTTGCACGAGGCCGATAACGTGTTTATCGCGGGCGCAGCGGTCTTCCCGACGTCGGGTCAGGCCAACCCGACGCTGAGCATCGTGGCGCTCGCGCTGCGCCTTGCAGACCATTTGCAGCGGCAGGCGAATCTGAGCACCCTGCCCGTTCCCGTCACCTCGACGTCTTCCACCGCTCTCTGA
- a CDS encoding NAD-dependent epimerase/dehydratase family protein, producing MKARILVTGATGFIGRHIVDALAASDWAAPVAASRRPGAGMRVVDALSAASLGEALADVDGLVNCVAGSPETIVANARALRQALDARGTPLPVVYFSSMAVYGVAEGHVDESTALAGASPYGIAKVEAEQALAGLSTVTLLRPGCVYGGGSPQWSTRIAELLRAGRLGDLGAAGDGHSNLVHVDDVVKVALNALRNPASGGHAYNLAMSDSPRWNEYFTAYAMALGATPVKRIGGRRLKIETKLVALALKIAEIAGRKIGVRGLPAPLPPSLARLWQQDIVLDGSRAEKTFDLSWTPWRDAVRAEAARDR from the coding sequence ATGAAAGCTCGCATTCTTGTCACCGGCGCGACCGGGTTCATCGGCCGTCACATCGTGGACGCACTCGCCGCCAGCGACTGGGCGGCGCCTGTCGCCGCGTCGCGCCGTCCGGGCGCGGGCATGCGCGTGGTCGACGCGTTGTCTGCCGCCTCGCTGGGCGAAGCCCTTGCCGACGTCGACGGTCTGGTGAACTGCGTTGCCGGGTCGCCGGAAACGATCGTGGCGAACGCCCGCGCGTTGCGGCAGGCACTGGACGCACGCGGCACGCCGCTGCCTGTCGTCTACTTCAGCTCGATGGCGGTGTACGGCGTCGCCGAGGGACACGTCGACGAGTCCACTGCACTCGCAGGCGCCAGTCCCTACGGCATCGCCAAGGTGGAAGCCGAGCAGGCGCTGGCGGGTCTGTCGACGGTGACGTTGCTGCGTCCGGGATGTGTGTATGGCGGCGGCAGCCCGCAATGGTCCACACGCATTGCCGAACTGCTGCGTGCCGGACGGCTGGGCGACCTGGGTGCCGCAGGGGATGGGCACAGCAACCTCGTGCATGTGGACGATGTCGTAAAGGTTGCGCTGAACGCACTGCGCAACCCGGCCTCTGGGGGGCACGCCTACAACCTCGCCATGAGCGACTCGCCGCGCTGGAACGAGTACTTCACCGCTTATGCGATGGCGCTGGGGGCAACGCCTGTGAAGCGCATCGGCGGACGTCGGCTGAAGATCGAAACGAAGCTCGTCGCCCTGGCGCTCAAGATCGCCGAGATCGCGGGACGAAAGATCGGTGTGAGGGGATTGCCTGCGCCGTTGCCACCGTCGCTCGCGCGTCTGTGGCAGCAGGACATTGTGCTGGACGGCAGCCGCGCGGAAAAGACATTCGATCTGTCCTGGACGCCCTGGCGCGACGCGGTTCGGGCGGAAGCCGCACGCGACCGGTAA